One Herbaspirillum rubrisubalbicans genomic window carries:
- a CDS encoding YicC/YloC family endoribonuclease has translation MTIYSMTGYAVTTRETTAGTVTLEMKSVNSRFLDLQFRVNDDLRAVEPMLREAIMGRLVRGKVECRLSFGRKVASGNSQAINTSLVAQLASLQDQLRAQFPDAAPLSINELLRWPGVMEEAEISQETLQADILSTLQQTLDAFVESRAREGSALQAVILARVDAMEAIVARITPLVPQLVEQFQQKAIERMTEALGLALQTQNGAAPVATREESLERIRQEVTLYGIRIDIAEELARLSAHLAETRHILKKGGQVGKRLDFMMQELNREANTVGSKAAVKELADASMELKLLIDQMREQVQNLE, from the coding sequence TTGACCATCTACAGCATGACCGGCTATGCCGTCACCACCCGTGAAACCACTGCCGGCACGGTCACCCTGGAAATGAAGAGCGTGAATTCGCGCTTCCTGGACCTGCAATTCCGAGTCAACGACGACCTGCGCGCAGTCGAGCCGATGCTACGCGAAGCCATCATGGGCCGCCTGGTGCGCGGCAAGGTGGAGTGCCGCCTGTCCTTCGGCCGCAAGGTCGCCAGCGGCAACAGCCAAGCCATCAACACCAGCCTGGTGGCACAACTGGCCAGCCTGCAGGATCAACTGCGCGCCCAATTCCCCGACGCCGCGCCGCTGTCCATCAATGAATTGCTGCGCTGGCCGGGCGTGATGGAAGAAGCCGAAATCAGCCAGGAAACCCTGCAGGCCGACATCCTTTCCACCCTGCAACAGACCCTGGACGCCTTCGTCGAATCGCGCGCGCGCGAAGGCTCGGCATTGCAGGCGGTGATCCTGGCCCGGGTCGATGCGATGGAAGCCATCGTGGCGCGCATCACGCCGCTGGTGCCGCAACTGGTCGAGCAATTCCAGCAAAAAGCCATCGAACGCATGACCGAAGCCCTGGGCCTGGCCCTGCAGACGCAAAATGGCGCGGCCCCCGTGGCCACCCGCGAGGAATCGCTGGAACGCATCCGCCAGGAAGTGACGCTCTATGGCATCCGCATCGACATCGCCGAGGAACTGGCACGCCTGTCGGCGCACCTGGCCGAGACCCGCCATATCCTCAAGAAGGGCGGCCAGGTCGGCAAGCGCCTCGATTTCATGATGCAGGAACTGAACCGCGAGGCCAACACCGTCGGCTCCAAGGCCGCCGTCAAGGAGCTGGCCGATGCCTCCATGGAACTGAAGCTGCTCATCGACCAGATGCGTGAGCAGGTGCAGAATCTGGAGTGA
- a CDS encoding putative bifunctional diguanylate cyclase/phosphodiesterase produces MISSVGSDDLACCSALLDATQNLQGMALHAALGGIASGFLKRPGGRYMVNLPPESGGDGNTSVNGLCQAVQFESTQFGYFVFPPLTRPYTDQERSRLALLASFLGRLMQRRADSDKRSRALDQIEAKLEQQAQILNQMHESVITMDPAGFITSWNRGAEQLFGYTSLEAIGRNVLFLYENEEEEDAMHALFLEHGSREIEVRRRKKSGEVFWASLSLSVMRDQNGHPIGLIGYLNDITERKNAEKLIHHLAYYDALTGLPNRTLLTRTVDQALTAAQHENLQGCVMFIDLNRFKPINDTLGHVAGDMLLVEVAIRLRRALREQDVVARLGADEFAVALFDIDKDHHPGYVAQKLLSLFDEPFFIDGHELRVGASIGVSMYPEDASDTETLLRLADIAMYRAKQGGDNNEGGYVYYSEEMNRNTLDLLRIETGLLHAFEYNELLLYYQPKVDMNTLAITGGEALVRWQHPERGLLLPGEFIPIAEETGLIVQLSDWVLDAVCRQARAWKEAGLAPIRIALNVTAREFTRSLPDRVRAALNRHALSGDWLEIEITESMLMHSTDRVISIMEKICSLGITISLDDFGTGYSSLSYLKRFPINTLKIDRSFTMGIPDDTNDCAIASAIIGIAKQLRHKVIAEGVETEKQFNFLREAGCNELQGFLFSCPVPADDFHAMLLEGRKLNLAPTPPTPDNGMSGN; encoded by the coding sequence ATGATTTCCTCCGTGGGTAGCGACGATCTGGCGTGCTGTTCGGCACTCCTGGACGCCACGCAGAATCTGCAGGGCATGGCGCTGCACGCTGCGCTGGGAGGGATCGCATCCGGTTTCCTGAAGCGCCCGGGCGGGCGTTACATGGTGAACTTGCCACCAGAGAGCGGCGGTGATGGCAATACCAGCGTTAATGGCCTGTGTCAGGCCGTGCAGTTCGAGAGCACGCAATTCGGCTATTTCGTCTTCCCCCCGCTGACCCGGCCCTATACCGACCAGGAGCGCAGCCGCCTGGCGTTGCTGGCCTCCTTCCTCGGCCGACTGATGCAGCGTCGTGCCGACAGCGACAAGCGCAGCCGCGCGCTGGACCAGATCGAAGCCAAGCTGGAGCAGCAGGCGCAGATCCTGAACCAGATGCACGAATCGGTGATCACCATGGACCCGGCCGGTTTCATCACCAGCTGGAACCGGGGCGCCGAGCAGTTGTTCGGCTATACCTCCCTGGAAGCCATCGGCCGCAACGTGCTCTTCCTTTATGAGAATGAAGAGGAAGAGGACGCCATGCACGCCCTGTTCCTGGAGCATGGCAGCCGCGAGATCGAGGTCCGTCGGCGCAAGAAGTCCGGCGAGGTGTTCTGGGCCAGCCTGTCCTTGTCGGTCATGCGCGACCAGAATGGCCATCCCATTGGCCTGATCGGCTATCTCAACGACATCACCGAACGCAAGAATGCCGAAAAGCTGATCCATCACCTGGCCTATTACGATGCACTCACCGGCTTACCCAACCGCACGCTGCTGACCCGTACCGTGGACCAGGCACTGACCGCAGCCCAGCATGAAAATCTGCAGGGCTGCGTCATGTTCATCGACCTGAACCGTTTCAAGCCCATCAACGACACGCTGGGCCATGTGGCGGGCGACATGTTGCTGGTGGAAGTGGCAATCCGCCTGCGCCGCGCGTTGCGCGAGCAGGATGTGGTGGCGCGTCTGGGCGCTGATGAATTCGCGGTGGCCCTGTTCGACATCGACAAGGATCATCACCCCGGCTACGTGGCCCAGAAGCTGCTCTCCCTGTTCGACGAACCCTTCTTCATCGACGGCCATGAATTGCGGGTCGGCGCCAGCATCGGCGTGAGCATGTACCCGGAAGACGCCAGCGACACCGAAACCCTGCTGCGCTTGGCCGACATCGCCATGTACCGCGCCAAGCAGGGCGGTGACAACAATGAAGGCGGCTACGTCTATTACAGTGAAGAGATGAACCGCAACACGCTGGACCTGTTGCGTATCGAGACCGGCCTGCTGCACGCCTTCGAATACAACGAATTGCTGCTGTACTACCAGCCCAAGGTGGATATGAACACCCTGGCCATCACCGGCGGCGAAGCCCTGGTGCGCTGGCAGCATCCCGAGCGCGGCCTGCTGCTGCCGGGAGAATTCATCCCCATTGCCGAGGAAACCGGCCTGATCGTGCAACTGAGCGACTGGGTGCTGGATGCCGTGTGTCGCCAGGCGCGCGCCTGGAAGGAAGCCGGGCTGGCACCGATTCGTATTGCCTTGAACGTCACGGCCCGTGAATTTACCCGCTCCCTGCCTGATCGTGTGCGCGCTGCGCTGAACCGACACGCCCTCAGCGGCGACTGGCTGGAGATCGAAATCACCGAAAGCATGTTGATGCACAGCACCGACCGCGTCATTTCCATCATGGAAAAGATCTGCAGCCTGGGCATCACGATTTCGCTGGACGACTTCGGCACCGGCTATTCCAGCCTGTCCTATCTGAAGCGCTTCCCCATCAATACCCTCAAGATCGACCGTTCCTTTACCATGGGCATTCCCGACGATACCAATGACTGCGCCATTGCCAGCGCCATCATCGGCATCGCCAAGCAATTGCGCCACAAGGTCATCGCCGAAGGGGTGGAGACCGAGAAGCAATTCAACTTCCTGCGCGAAGCCGGCTGCAACGAGTTGCAGGGCTTCCTCTTCTCCTGCCCGGTACCGGCCGACGACTTCCACGCCATGCTGCTGGAAGGGCGCAAGCTCAACCTGGCGCCGACTCCGCCTACACCGGATAACGGTATGTCCGGCAACTGA
- the hemW gene encoding radical SAM family heme chaperone HemW — translation MIPIKPINPAMAAPPATQAAAGPAQAALAFLKPGSLQLTALPPLSLYVHFPWCVRKCPYCDFNSHEVKGSFPEDDYLAALRSDLEQSLPLIWGRKIHTIFIGGGTPSLLSAAGLDRLLSDLRTLLPFDSDIEITMEANPGTFEADKFRSYRASGINRLSIGIQSFNSQHLHALGRIHDGDQARKAVEIAHANFDNFNLDLMYALPQQTLAEAQADISTAIAFAPPHLSLYHLTLEPNTLFAKYPPPVPDEDASADMQDMIAELTTAAGYTNYEVSAYAQPKRRARHNLNYWQFGDYLGIGAGAHSKLSFPHRIVRQMRYKHPQAYLDQARVGSPIQEEGEIGRDALGFEFMLNALRLTEGFPPNLFAERTGMSLNQIEQQLNLAEQKGMLYRDHALIRPTELGRRFLNDLQEIFLSM, via the coding sequence ATGATCCCGATCAAACCGATCAACCCTGCGATGGCCGCCCCCCCCGCCACCCAGGCAGCGGCAGGTCCGGCCCAGGCGGCGCTGGCCTTCCTCAAGCCCGGCAGCCTGCAACTGACGGCCTTGCCGCCCTTGTCGCTGTATGTGCATTTCCCGTGGTGCGTGCGCAAGTGCCCGTATTGCGATTTCAATTCGCATGAAGTCAAAGGTAGCTTCCCTGAGGACGACTATCTGGCAGCCTTGCGCAGTGATCTGGAGCAATCGCTGCCGCTGATCTGGGGCCGCAAGATCCACACCATCTTCATCGGCGGCGGCACGCCCAGCCTGCTCTCGGCAGCCGGCCTGGACCGTCTGCTGTCGGACCTGCGCACCTTGCTGCCCTTCGACAGCGACATCGAAATTACGATGGAAGCCAATCCTGGTACCTTCGAGGCCGACAAGTTCAGGTCTTACCGGGCCAGCGGCATCAACCGCCTGTCCATCGGTATCCAGAGCTTCAACAGCCAGCATCTGCACGCCCTGGGCCGCATCCACGATGGCGACCAGGCCCGCAAGGCGGTGGAGATCGCCCACGCCAACTTCGACAATTTCAACCTCGACCTGATGTATGCGCTGCCCCAGCAGACGCTGGCCGAGGCCCAGGCCGACATCAGCACTGCCATCGCCTTTGCACCGCCGCACCTGTCGCTGTACCACCTGACGCTGGAGCCCAATACACTCTTTGCCAAGTACCCGCCACCGGTACCGGATGAGGATGCCAGTGCCGATATGCAGGACATGATCGCCGAACTCACCACGGCGGCTGGCTATACCAACTATGAAGTCTCGGCCTACGCCCAGCCCAAGCGGCGCGCCCGGCATAACCTGAACTACTGGCAATTCGGCGACTACCTGGGCATCGGTGCCGGCGCCCATTCCAAGCTATCCTTCCCGCACCGCATCGTGCGCCAGATGCGTTACAAGCATCCGCAGGCCTACCTGGATCAGGCCCGGGTCGGCAGCCCCATCCAGGAAGAGGGCGAGATCGGCCGCGATGCGTTGGGCTTCGAGTTCATGCTCAATGCCCTACGCCTGACCGAAGGCTTCCCCCCCAATCTGTTTGCCGAACGTACCGGCATGAGCCTGAACCAGATCGAGCAGCAACTGAACCTGGCCGAGCAAAAGGGCATGTTGTATCGCGATCATGCACTGATCCGGCCTACCGAACTGGGCCGTCGCTTTTTGAATGATTTGCAGGAAATTTTCCTGTCAATGTAA
- the rpoZ gene encoding DNA-directed RNA polymerase subunit omega, which yields MARITIEDCLKQIPNRFQLTLSATYRARQLLQGHTPKVEAKDKPTVTALREIAAGKVGIEMLKKVPA from the coding sequence ATGGCCCGCATTACCATCGAAGATTGCCTCAAGCAGATCCCCAACCGCTTCCAGTTGACCCTGTCGGCCACCTACCGCGCCCGCCAGCTGCTGCAAGGCCATACCCCCAAGGTGGAAGCCAAGGACAAGCCGACCGTGACCGCCCTGCGCGAAATCGCCGCCGGCAAGGTCGGCATCGAGATGCTCAAGAAGGTTCCGGCCTGA
- a CDS encoding RelA/SpoT family protein: MSLTTTDSTLSAAASSKRAAGSGRTATPQEVAPAAAHSGVATFAHLIPKLEEYLTPSELKKVKEAYRFADEMHLGQMRKSGEPYISHPLAVAEICAEWKLDAQAMMAAFLHDVMEDQGVKKEELIERFGASVASLVDGLSKLDKIEFQSQVEAQAENFRKMLLAMARDVRVILVKLADRLHNMRTLGSMPPEKKRRISRETMEVYVPIAHRLGLNNIYRELQELSFSHLYPLRHRTLSKAVKAARGNRREVVTKIMESVTSTLIAAGIPAQVDGREKTLYGIYRKMRNKHLSFSQVLDVYGFRVVVDSFANCYVALGTLHSLFKPMPGKFKDYIAIPKLNGYQSLHTTLIGPYGTPVEFQIRTTEMHRVAESGVAAHWLYKDDEGSLTDLQQRTHAWLQSLLDIQKQTGDSAEFLEHVKVDLFPDSVYVFTPKSKIIALPRGATALDFAYSIHTDIGDQTTSVIINHEPAPLRSELHNGDIVEIITSPTSRPSPNWLGYVRTGKARSAIRHRLRTANRVESQTVGRRLLGNALHTLGIEPELPSHIVERLLNESSAKTMDDLYAEIGIGTRMAPLVARHIMTMMDTGVSVPQLDPEGHMLPNKPDPVVITGSEGASAQLSSCCMPIPGDRLTGYLKPDQTLIVHTQECETAKRLHEKEPDRWIELVWGHDLNRRFDCRITILIHNERGTLARIAAEIGESDANIVSVAMDDEGGNASMKYLRFTIQIEDRVHLARLMRGIRKIDSVARILRERG, from the coding sequence ATGAGCCTCACCACTACCGACTCCACCTTATCAGCCGCTGCTAGCTCCAAACGTGCCGCCGGTTCCGGCCGCACCGCAACTCCCCAGGAAGTCGCCCCTGCCGCTGCCCATAGCGGCGTGGCGACTTTTGCGCACCTGATCCCCAAGCTCGAAGAATACCTGACGCCTTCCGAACTGAAGAAGGTCAAGGAAGCCTATCGCTTTGCCGATGAGATGCACCTGGGCCAGATGCGCAAGTCCGGCGAGCCCTATATCTCGCATCCGCTGGCGGTGGCCGAGATCTGCGCCGAATGGAAGCTCGATGCCCAGGCCATGATGGCGGCCTTCCTGCATGACGTGATGGAAGACCAGGGCGTCAAGAAGGAAGAGCTGATCGAACGCTTCGGTGCCTCCGTCGCCTCGCTGGTGGATGGTCTGTCCAAGCTGGACAAGATCGAATTCCAGAGCCAGGTCGAAGCGCAGGCGGAGAATTTCCGCAAGATGCTCCTGGCCATGGCACGCGACGTGCGGGTGATCCTGGTCAAGCTGGCCGACCGCCTGCACAACATGCGTACCCTGGGCTCCATGCCGCCCGAAAAGAAGCGCCGCATCTCGCGCGAGACCATGGAAGTCTACGTGCCCATCGCGCACCGCCTGGGCCTGAACAACATCTACCGCGAACTGCAGGAACTGTCCTTCTCGCACCTCTACCCGCTGCGCCACCGTACCCTGTCCAAGGCAGTCAAGGCGGCCCGCGGCAACCGCCGCGAGGTGGTGACCAAGATCATGGAGTCGGTCACCAGCACCCTGATTGCCGCCGGCATCCCGGCCCAGGTCGATGGCCGCGAAAAGACCCTCTACGGCATCTACCGCAAGATGCGCAACAAGCACCTGAGCTTCTCGCAGGTGTTGGATGTCTACGGTTTCCGGGTGGTGGTGGACAGCTTTGCCAACTGCTACGTGGCGCTGGGCACCCTGCATTCGCTCTTCAAGCCGATGCCGGGCAAGTTCAAGGATTACATCGCCATTCCCAAGTTGAATGGCTACCAGTCGCTGCACACCACCCTGATCGGCCCCTACGGCACGCCGGTCGAGTTCCAGATCCGTACCACCGAGATGCACCGCGTGGCCGAATCCGGCGTGGCTGCGCACTGGTTGTACAAGGATGACGAAGGCAGCCTGACCGACCTGCAGCAGCGCACCCATGCCTGGCTGCAGTCGCTGTTGGACATCCAGAAGCAGACCGGCGATTCGGCCGAGTTCCTGGAACACGTCAAGGTCGACCTGTTCCCCGATTCAGTGTATGTCTTCACACCCAAATCGAAGATCATCGCCCTGCCGCGTGGCGCCACGGCGCTCGATTTTGCCTACAGCATCCACACCGACATCGGCGACCAGACCACCTCGGTCATCATCAATCACGAACCGGCACCGCTGCGCTCGGAACTGCACAATGGCGACATCGTCGAGATCATCACCTCGCCGACCTCCCGCCCTAGCCCCAACTGGCTAGGCTACGTGCGCACCGGCAAGGCGCGTTCGGCCATCCGCCACCGCCTGCGCACGGCCAACCGGGTCGAGTCGCAGACCGTGGGACGCCGCTTGTTGGGCAACGCTCTTCATACACTGGGCATCGAACCTGAACTTCCTTCCCATATCGTCGAGCGCCTGCTCAACGAATCCAGCGCCAAGACCATGGATGACCTGTATGCCGAGATCGGCATCGGCACCCGCATGGCACCGCTGGTAGCACGCCACATCATGACCATGATGGATACCGGCGTGAGCGTGCCGCAGCTGGACCCGGAAGGCCACATGCTGCCCAACAAGCCCGACCCGGTGGTCATCACCGGCAGCGAAGGGGCGTCGGCACAATTGTCGTCCTGCTGTATGCCGATTCCGGGCGACCGCCTGACCGGCTATCTCAAGCCGGACCAGACCCTGATCGTGCATACCCAGGAATGCGAGACCGCCAAGCGCCTGCACGAGAAGGAGCCGGACCGCTGGATCGAACTGGTCTGGGGCCATGACCTGAATCGTCGCTTCGATTGCCGCATCACTATCCTGATCCACAACGAGCGCGGCACGCTGGCCCGCATCGCCGCCGAAATCGGCGAATCGGACGCCAACATCGTCTCGGTGGCCATGGATGACGAAGGTGGCAATGCGTCGATGAAATACCTGCGCTTCACCATCCAGATCGAGGATCGCGTGCATCTGGCGCGCCTCATGCGCGGCATCCGCAAGATCGACAGCGTGGCGCGTATCCTGCGCGAACGCGGCTGA
- the rdgB gene encoding RdgB/HAM1 family non-canonical purine NTP pyrophosphatase produces the protein MQPKQKIVMASNNAGKLKEFASLLGDIGLDVRPQGEFNVPEAEEPFATFVENALTKARHAARLTGLPALADDSGVCVNALGGAPGVYSARYAGEPKSDANNNAKLVAELAAHADKSAYYYCVLVYVRHADDPQPVIADGLWKGEIMAQPRGEGGFGYDPHFLLPALGKTAAELTAAEKNAVSHRGQALRALVEKLK, from the coding sequence ATGCAACCCAAGCAAAAGATCGTGATGGCGTCCAACAACGCCGGCAAACTGAAGGAATTCGCCAGCCTGCTGGGCGACATCGGGCTGGACGTGCGCCCGCAGGGCGAGTTCAATGTCCCCGAGGCGGAAGAACCCTTCGCCACCTTCGTCGAGAATGCCCTGACCAAGGCCCGTCATGCCGCCCGCCTGACCGGCCTGCCGGCGCTGGCCGATGATTCCGGGGTCTGCGTCAATGCCCTGGGCGGTGCGCCGGGCGTGTATTCGGCGCGCTATGCCGGCGAACCCAAGTCGGACGCCAACAACAATGCCAAGCTAGTCGCCGAGCTGGCCGCGCACGCCGACAAGTCGGCCTATTACTATTGCGTGCTGGTCTATGTGCGTCATGCCGACGACCCGCAACCGGTCATCGCCGATGGCCTCTGGAAGGGCGAGATCATGGCGCAGCCGCGCGGGGAGGGCGGCTTCGGCTACGATCCCCACTTCCTGCTGCCGGCACTGGGCAAGACCGCCGCCGAACTGACGGCCGCCGAGAAGAATGCCGTGTCCCACCGTGGCCAGGCTCTGCGCGCACTGGTCGAGAAGCTGAAATGA
- the gmk gene encoding guanylate kinase, with protein MPVQKPTSGSLFMVVAPSGAGKSTLVNALLKQEPSIKLSISYTTRAPRPGEEHGREYYFTDVDDFLKRQAEGEFLEWAEVHGNYYGTSRLMIADQIANGTDVLLEIDWQGAQQVKKQFTNAIGIFILPPSIAALEERLKKRGQDEPHVITRRILAAGGEIAHSPEFEYVIINQEFAVALSELTAIVQAARCRFPQQAARNAYLFTQLGIHAS; from the coding sequence ATGCCCGTCCAAAAACCCACTTCCGGCAGCCTCTTCATGGTGGTCGCCCCGTCCGGCGCCGGTAAATCGACCCTGGTCAACGCCCTGCTCAAGCAGGAACCGAGCATCAAGCTGTCCATCTCCTACACCACCCGCGCCCCGCGCCCGGGGGAGGAACACGGACGTGAATATTATTTCACCGATGTGGATGACTTCCTCAAGCGCCAGGCCGAAGGCGAATTCCTGGAATGGGCCGAAGTGCATGGAAATTACTACGGCACCTCGCGCCTGATGATCGCCGACCAGATCGCCAATGGCACCGATGTGCTGCTGGAAATCGACTGGCAAGGCGCCCAGCAGGTGAAGAAACAATTTACCAATGCCATCGGCATCTTCATCCTGCCGCCCTCCATCGCCGCCCTGGAAGAGCGTCTGAAGAAGCGCGGACAGGATGAACCGCACGTCATCACACGCCGTATCCTGGCCGCTGGCGGCGAAATCGCGCACTCCCCAGAGTTCGAATATGTTATTATTAATCAAGAGTTTGCCGTCGCTTTGTCCGAACTGACGGCAATCGTCCAGGCCGCCCGCTGCCGCTTCCCGCAGCAAGCCGCTCGTAACGCCTACTTGTTCACCCAGTTGGGCATCCACGCAAGCTGA
- the sodC gene encoding superoxide dismutase family protein produces the protein MKRAIAMLALACGSAITAVSAAEPPITVALNLVNAQGVASPAGEVTISETPYGLLFKPALSGLPAGVHGFHVHQNPSCAPLEKDGKMEPALAAGGHWDPQKTGKHEGPYGEGHLGDLPALYVTADGRADNPVLAPRLKSIAELRGHALMVHVGGDNHSDHPATLGGGGARLACGVIQ, from the coding sequence ATGAAGCGAGCTATTGCAATGTTGGCCCTGGCCTGTGGATCGGCCATCACTGCTGTCTCTGCTGCCGAGCCTCCGATCACGGTGGCGCTCAACCTGGTCAATGCCCAGGGCGTGGCGTCCCCGGCCGGCGAAGTCACCATCAGCGAGACGCCCTACGGCCTGCTGTTCAAGCCGGCCTTGTCCGGTTTGCCGGCGGGTGTACACGGTTTCCACGTGCATCAGAACCCCAGCTGCGCGCCGCTGGAAAAGGATGGAAAGATGGAGCCCGCGCTCGCAGCTGGTGGTCATTGGGATCCGCAGAAGACCGGCAAGCATGAGGGGCCGTATGGCGAGGGGCATCTGGGCGACCTGCCGGCCCTGTACGTCACGGCTGACGGCAGGGCGGACAATCCGGTCCTGGCGCCGCGCTTGAAAAGCATTGCCGAGTTGCGTGGTCATGCCTTGATGGTGCATGTGGGCGGGGACAATCATTCGGATCATCCGGCTACTTTGGGTGGAGGTGGGGCGCGCTTGGCGTGTGGGGTGATTCAGTAA
- a CDS encoding EAL and HDOD domain-containing protein, translated as MAVQDKSVPFPLVFLQPVADVHHVWTALSLHISPAVEDGSALLSRLFNEFDLLDALGGLNCIIPVRDPAIFAPEFAQEIPQGQLALRVPVEHCVDPAKIDALDWLYSRGFAIIADGLPAQGASVFPFVESMALDVSMGHVPETTQWLHRLRGPHLAENVGDAVQFDACRVEGFRWFSGDYALHPDSRLSQKNSISRARLLKLLELVARDADANALESLLKQDPALSYQLFKLVSSAAFGFSAHITNFTQAINLLGRRQLQRWLQLLLYARFPGDESANPLLPRAAARAAMMEAMAHKVQCTQEELDRAFITGMFSLLDILLGMPLHDIIEPLKLPVDIVNALVRRTGRLGKLLDVVERSEDGRIPLRHSDLDAAGLDAQVYCRCLIQAFNWATRVSTEA; from the coding sequence ATGGCTGTTCAGGATAAAAGCGTTCCATTCCCACTCGTGTTTTTGCAGCCCGTCGCCGACGTTCACCACGTCTGGACCGCGCTGTCTTTGCATATTTCGCCCGCCGTCGAGGATGGCAGTGCGCTGCTGTCCAGGCTTTTCAATGAATTCGACCTGCTCGATGCGCTGGGTGGCTTGAACTGCATCATCCCGGTTCGCGATCCGGCCATCTTCGCGCCCGAGTTCGCCCAGGAGATTCCGCAAGGGCAGCTCGCCTTGCGGGTGCCGGTAGAGCACTGCGTCGACCCGGCCAAGATCGATGCGCTGGACTGGCTCTACAGCCGCGGCTTTGCCATCATCGCCGATGGCTTGCCGGCGCAGGGCGCCAGTGTGTTCCCCTTTGTCGAATCGATGGCGCTGGACGTGAGCATGGGCCACGTGCCGGAAACCACCCAGTGGCTGCACCGCCTGCGCGGGCCGCACCTGGCCGAGAACGTGGGCGATGCGGTGCAGTTCGATGCTTGCCGGGTGGAAGGTTTCCGCTGGTTCTCGGGCGACTACGCCCTGCATCCAGATAGCCGCCTGTCGCAGAAGAATTCGATTTCCCGTGCCCGCCTGTTGAAGTTGCTGGAGCTGGTGGCGCGCGACGCCGACGCCAACGCGCTCGAATCTTTGCTTAAGCAAGATCCGGCCTTGTCCTACCAGCTCTTCAAGCTGGTCAGTTCGGCCGCCTTTGGCTTCTCGGCGCATATCACCAATTTCACCCAGGCCATCAACCTGCTGGGTCGCCGTCAATTGCAGCGTTGGTTGCAATTGCTGCTGTATGCGCGTTTCCCCGGCGACGAGTCGGCCAATCCACTGCTGCCGCGCGCCGCCGCTCGGGCGGCGATGATGGAAGCGATGGCGCACAAGGTCCAGTGCACCCAGGAAGAGCTGGACCGTGCCTTCATCACCGGCATGTTCTCGCTGCTGGATATCCTGCTAGGGATGCCCTTGCATGACATCATCGAGCCGCTCAAGTTGCCGGTGGACATCGTCAACGCCCTGGTGCGTCGCACGGGCCGGCTGGGCAAGCTGCTCGACGTGGTCGAGCGTTCCGAAGACGGCCGCATTCCGCTGCGTCATTCCGATCTGGATGCCGCGGGTCTGGATGCGCAGGTGTATTGCCGTTGTCTTATTCAGGCCTTCAATTGGGCCACACGCGTCAGTACTGAGGCGTGA
- the rph gene encoding ribonuclease PH: protein MTTFHRPSGRSVSQLREVRLTRQYTKHAEGSVLVEFGDTRVLCTASIEEKVPGFLKGKGQGWLTAEYGMLPRSAHTRMDREAAKGKQSGRTQEIQRLIGRALRAAFNLEAFGERTLQLDCDVLQADGGTRTAAITGAMVAAYDAFTVLQSRGLIETIPVKQFVAAISVGVYQGVPVLDLDYLEDSDCDTDMNVVMTDAGHFVEVQGTAEGAAFDRATLNSLLDLAQQGIATLNGLQKQALGL from the coding sequence ATGACAACTTTCCATCGCCCCAGCGGCCGCAGCGTTTCGCAATTGCGCGAGGTACGCCTGACCCGCCAGTACACCAAGCACGCCGAAGGCTCGGTGCTGGTCGAGTTTGGCGATACCCGGGTGCTGTGCACCGCCTCCATCGAGGAAAAGGTGCCCGGCTTCCTGAAAGGTAAGGGCCAGGGCTGGCTGACTGCCGAATATGGCATGTTGCCGCGTTCCGCCCACACCCGTATGGACCGCGAAGCCGCCAAGGGCAAGCAATCTGGTCGCACCCAGGAAATCCAGCGCCTGATCGGCCGCGCCCTGCGTGCCGCCTTCAACCTGGAAGCCTTCGGCGAGCGCACCCTGCAACTGGACTGCGACGTGCTGCAAGCCGACGGCGGCACCCGTACTGCGGCCATCACGGGTGCCATGGTGGCGGCCTATGATGCCTTCACCGTGCTGCAGTCGCGCGGCCTGATCGAAACCATTCCTGTGAAGCAATTCGTGGCCGCCATCTCTGTGGGCGTCTATCAGGGCGTGCCGGTGCTGGACCTGGACTACCTGGAAGATTCGGATTGCGATACTGATATGAACGTGGTCATGACCGACGCCGGCCACTTCGTGGAAGTCCAGGGCACCGCCGAAGGCGCGGCATTCGACCGCGCCACGCTCAACAGCCTGCTGGACCTGGCCCAGCAAGGCATTGCCACGCTCAACGGCTTGCAGAAGCAGGCCCTGGGCCTGTAA